The bacterium DNA window TGAAAATTATAAATCCCTCAGGGAGAACTTCTTTGACTTGAGGCATCATTTTTATTTGAGCAATCTCTTCCTGGCTTATATATTCAAATTCTTCACTATATGGGCTACTATAGAGATAAATAAGAGAAGAAGAGAGGCTTCCTAGTTCATTTAATATAAGAAGCCTTCCTCCCTCAAGGATTCCTATGGTTAAAATTACATTAGAAACCCCAATGATTATTCCAAGCATACTTAAGAATGACCTTATCTTATTAACATAAAGCGATTTTATGGCTGCGGTTGTATACTCAAGGAGGATCATTTAATCTTTAATTACTACTGTATCTTTATCATTCAGGTCTTGTGGTGGGTTAAGAACTATTTTTTCATTTTCATAAACTCCAGAGATGATACAAGCTTCCATTGCATTTTCCAAGCCAGTCTTTATTTCACGCTTTGTTACTTTATTCCCTTTCACTACAAAAACATACCTTTTGCCCTCAGATTCTATAATT harbors:
- a CDS encoding ABC transporter permease; the protein is MILLEYTTAAIKSLYVNKIRSFLSMLGIIIGVSNVILTIGILEGGRLLILNELGSLSSSLIYLYSSPYSEEFEYISQEEIAQIKMMPQVKEVLPEGFIIF